AAGCTAAAAAAATTCCTGCCCCAACAAGAACAGCTGGTGGTGCCCGACGTTATTCGAAAGATCTCTTAAACGAAATCCTAGGTAAAGGCAAGGAAGAAAAGAAAGCTAGTCAACCAACAAAACCAGAATCTCAAGGTAAATCTTCTAATAAAAAACAGCTTCTAATAGGCTTAATCGCGGCAATTACTACCATGGCTATCTTTCTCCCTCTTCTCTTTTTCCTTCTCTAAAAGTTAGGCAAAATTAATCTCCAAACCTCTCATTAAAAATATGAAAGAAAAGGATACTGCCTGCGCAGAATCCCAAAGTAAAAATATTTTACTCCTTCCTGGGCAGGAAAAATAAGATTTGATTTGGCAGGAATTGGACAGAAGTAGATATATTTTTTACCTTAATTAGAAGTTGATGTTAAGTAGTTTACTATCTTATCAGCAACATTAACTTTGCATAACTTATCATAAACCCTAAATTGAGGACTGCGATTAACCTCGATAACCATTAATCTTTTTTTATCAGCTAGTAAATCTACTCCAGCAAACTCAACCTTAAAAACTTTAGTAGCTTTAAGAGCCAGACTTTCTATCTCATTTTGATCAACTTCTGGTCCTTTCCCCTCTTCTGAATTAACAAATCGCTCATTTGTTTTTCTTTCCATGATTCCTAGAGATTGATTACCCAAAACAATCACCCGCCAATAAACCGGAGTTTTGATTAATGGCTGGTAAAACCAGTTACCTGAATAGGATTTTTTTGCCTGCTCAATTTGTGGTTGATTTTCAACTCTTATCACTCTTTTTGAATGACTGCCAAACTCGGCTTTAAGAATAGCCGGAAAAATTGGCTTATCCAAAGTAGGAATCGTTGGTAAATTATTCTCCTTCAAAACCTCTGCTTGTCTAATTTTACCTAACTTTGGCCAACTCAAATAAGCTTCCTTATTCAAACATCTAGTTCTCCTGGGTAAGGCTTTAATTAAGGCCATTTTTTCTCTTAGAAATGATTTTTTGTGACGATGAGCCGCTGAACGAGGAATAACAAAATCAAAATCCTCTAGCTCTAAACCTTGGGGTAAAAAAAGCTTGCTTTTGCTAAATTCTATATCTTGGTAATTGATGATTTCTGGTTTAATCCCCTTGTATTTAGCAGATTGAGCGAGCCTCTGAGGTTCATATTCAGGTGGAAAGCGAGTAAGAATAAGAAGCTTCACTTTCGGGCTTTTTTAATCAAATACCTAATGATTTCTTTGGCGACGTCAATCTTGGTTCTCTTTTCAAAAACTTCGAACTGAGGGGCTTCATTAACTTCAATAACGACTGGCTGATTATTTCGCTTGTCTAAAACCATATCAACTGAAGCAATTTCTACTTTCAAAGCTCGACAAGCTTTCTCTGCTTCTTCTTTAATTGCCTGAGGAATTGTTTTCAAAACCTCTGATGAACCTACTGAACGATTCAAAACCAATTTTTCCTCTTTTTTCTGTCTCTTAAAACCGCCTAGAACCTGATAACCAATCAACATTAATCGATAATCACCGTCGTTAGGAACGTATTCCTGAAGCAAAAAGCCTGTTTTTTCAATCCTTCCTTTAATGGCTCGTTCTAAAACTTCCTTATCCTTAATTAATAAAGTTCCCATTCCCTGTCTGCCTCCCTTAGAAATCTTTAAAACAAAAGGATATTGAAAATTCTTAGCTTCCTCTAATAATCTTTCTTTATTGGAAGCAAAACTTGTTTTGGGATAATTAA
The Patescibacteria group bacterium genome window above contains:
- a CDS encoding MerR family DNA-binding transcriptional regulator translates to MQHQKNWFTISEAAKHLGVSPDTLRRWEKAKKIPAPTRTAGGARRYSKDLLNEILGKGKEEKKASQPTKPESQGKSSNKKQLLIGLIAAITTMAIFLPLLFFLL
- a CDS encoding ATP-grasp domain-containing protein, producing the protein MKIALFYRVWFDTGEKFLESAKKEGIELIPIQYDDLTLRQKGNEFKILYEGESLADFNLFYFRAVGGATEWANLLILYAQRHKIPVVDDYLTDLGLEKRAKSIGGVILAGDKINYPKTSFASNKERLLEEAKNFQYPFVLKISKGGRQGMGTLLIKDKEVLERAIKGRIEKTGFLLQEYVPNDGDYRLMLIGYQVLGGFKRQKKEEKLVLNRSVGSSEVLKTIPQAIKEEAEKACRALKVEIASVDMVLDKRNNQPVVIEVNEAPQFEVFEKRTKIDVAKEIIRYLIKKARK